Proteins found in one Fusarium oxysporum Fo47 chromosome V, complete sequence genomic segment:
- a CDS encoding pseudouridine synthase, which yields MAASSPKLEASPSEDNIFANSFQDLDIHSDKGLTPSPAPSQPSSDPPQAATNNNKQQNQRRPKQKKKQDSPKVSDSDEPLITPVGDPWPRPYHFEGDGLRRVVPYHFTYNTHCKERWRNRPLLEIYESEFRDRPLEYYRQSMIRGTIFVNGRRVGPDYILRNGDLISHTLHRHEPPVTEDPVQIIHEDEDMIVINKPAGVPVHPAGRYNFNSVVEIMKSDRGPAFLPYLCNRLDRLTSGIMFIAKNPTAAEALGIKIKDRTVRKEYIARVMGEFPDGEVVCDQPILQISPKLGLNRVRANGKTARTVFKKLAYYPAEGENDVNERPKTPEQVQEEKLRPWVNKKGYSIVRCLPVTGRTHQLRVHLQHLGHPIQNDPIYANRRVWGVDLGQNDADATQNTDEDIVSRLSRMGKDEVAEAVAYYDAMVDRYEEKRAEKLTGELCDICETPLYSDPGEHELSLWLHSLRYEDAGGAWSYVSPLPRWALPPEGMSGPTSVGGMEELVEAVKDENPEIS from the coding sequence ATGGCTGCGTCGTCACCAAAGCTCGAGGCTTCGCCCTCGGAAGACAACATCTTTGCGAATTCTTTCCAGGATCTTGATATTCATAGTGACAAGGGTCTTACACCAAGCCCTGCCCCGAGCCAACCAAGCTCCGATCCACCACAAGCcgccaccaacaacaataaACAACAAAATCAAAGACGTCcaaagcaaaagaagaagcaagattCGCCAAAGGTCTCGGATTCGGATGAACCCCTCATTACACCGGTTGGAGACCCTTGGCCTCGGCCGTATCACTTTGAGGGAGATGGATTGCGTCGGGTAGTTCCATACCATTTCACTTACAACACACATTGCAAGGAAAGGTGGCGGAACAGGCCCCTCCTTGAGATCTATGAATCTGAATTCAGGGACCGACCACTAGAGTATTATCGGCAGTCTATGATACGGGGAACTATCTTCGTTAACGGTCGGCGAGTCGGGCCCGATTATATTCTCCGGAATGGTGACCTTATTTCTCACACTCTGCACCGTCATGAACCTCCGGTAACAGAGGACCCTGTGCAGATCATCcacgaggatgaagatatgATCGTTATCAACAAGCCCGCGGGAGTTCCCGTACACCCTGCAGGCAGGTACAACTTCAACTCGGTCGTTGAGATTATGAAATCAGACCGCGGCCCAGCATTCTTGCCATACCTCTGCAACCGCCTGGACCGTCTCACAAGTGGCATCATGTTCATCGCAAAGAACCCAACTGCCGCAGAGGCGTTGggcatcaagatcaaggaccGCACAGTAAGAAAAGAATACATTGCACGAGTGATGGGCGAGTTTCCCGATGGCGAGGTCGTTTGCGACCAACCCATTCTACAAATATCTCCTAAGCTTGGCCTTAACAGGGTGCGCGCGAATGGCAAGACAGCGCGAACTGTGTTTAAGAAGTTGGCCTACTACCCTGCCGAGGGAGAGAACGACGTAAACGAGCGCCCTAAAACTCCTGAACAGGTTCAAGAGGAGAAACTTCGCCCTTGGGTAAACAAGAAGGGATACTCGATTGTTCGATGTCTCCCTGTTACGGGTCGCACTCACCAGTTGCGGGTTcaccttcaacatctcggCCATCCTATTCAAAATGATCCTATCTATGCTAACCGGCGGGTCTGGGGCGTCGATCTGGGACAAAACGACGCCGATGCGACTCAAAACACAGACGAAGACATCGTCAGCCGGTTGTCTCGGATGGGCAAAGACGAAGTGGCGGAAGCTGTTGCTTATTACGATGCCATGGTGGATAGAtatgaagagaagagggcCGAGAAGCTTACGGGCGAGCTCTGCGACATTTGCGAGACACCTCTATACTCAGACCCTGGTGAACATGAGCTGTCGCTATGGCTCCACAGTCTTCGGTATGAAGATGCAGGTGGTGCCTGGTCCTACGTTAGCCCGTTGCCTCGATGGGCTCTTCCACCGGAGGGAATGAGTGGCCCAACATCGGTGGGTGGGATGGAGGAGTTGGTGGAGGCGGTTAAGGACGAGAACCCTGAGATATCATGA
- a CDS encoding kinetochore Sim4 complex subunit Fta4 — MSSRTAAPTIPSLKQSFITSQTTLLSQPLAPSRSWQETNDASDEAIPERVVQEVLYNLNHTIQQHCRRVYPPQASRNIAEQINDVYTKDAERKVGGPTDTEGGIGRELDLTQNEAIEALPASWHLEKDINDHPMETKRYADAVQQLTELNDQRKQLREQVARLKRLQSIVEPLQTDENGAGIQENLLTRNGPVEKELERMRILLARVGGRVLSLPEEAPNGEAKEVSLTEMGAQGRKRRVDQFLADDKVFPS; from the exons ATGTCATCTCGTACAGCAGCACCGACGATCCCGTCGTTGAAACAGTCTTTCATCACCAGCCAAACAACACTTCTTTCTCAGCCTCTCGCTCCATCCCGCTCATGGCAAGAAACCAACGACGCGTCAGATGAGGCTATCCCCGAGCGCGTTGTTCAAGAAGTCCTATATAATCTCAACCACACTATCCAGCAACATTGTCGTCGCGTGTACCCTCCGCAGGCTAGTCGCAATATTGCTGAGCAGATCAATGATGTGTATACTAAGGATGCTGAGCGGAAGGTGGGGGGTCCAACTGATACTGAGGGCGGCATTGGCAGAGAGCTAGACTTGA CCCAAAATGAAGCTATAGAAGCGCTGCCCGCTTCCTGGCACTTGGAAAAAGACATCAACGACCATCCCATGGAGACTAAGCGGTATGCAGACGCTGTTCAACAACTCACTGAACTCAACGACCAGCGCAAGCAACTTCGAGAGCAAGTCGCACGCTTGAAGCGTCTTCAATCTATCGTTGAGCCACTTCAGACAGATGAAAATGGTGCCGGTATTCAAGAGAATCTACTCACTCGAAACGGACCCGTTGAGAAGGAGCTCGAGAGAATGAGAATCTTATTGGCGAGAGTTGGTGGCCGTGTGCTTTCGCTGCCTGAGGAAGCTCCGAATGGTGAGGCGAAGGAAGTCAGCTTGACTGAGATGGGTGCAcaaggacgcaagagacGTGTTGATCAGTTTCTTGCTGATGATAAAGTGTTTCCGTCATGA
- a CDS encoding glycoside hydrolase superfamily, whose translation MADINVEEVLKKLSLAEKVSLLAGIDFWHTKSFPEHGVPSLRLSDGPNGVRGTRFFNGIPAACFPCGTGLGATFNQELLEEAGKKMGEEAIGKSAHVILGPTINMQRSPLGGRGFESIGEDPFLAGLGAAALVRGIQSTGVQSTIKHFVCNDQEHKRMSVQAIITERALREIYALPFQLVVRDSQPGAFMTSYNGVNGTACSENKKLLNDMLREEWGWDGLIMSDWYGTYSVTDSIKAGLDLEMPGPTRWRGDVLNFAAACEKVWGHVIDDRAREVLKFVKKCAASGVKENGPEKTLDTPETAALLRKIGNESIVLLKNEKSLLPLAKDKKTLVIGPNAKVATYHGGGSASLAAYYAVTPYDGIAEKLGSQPAYTIGAYTHKLSPLLGSQTKGEDGKAGMSWKVYNKPPSDSSRKPVDELWLAKSEMHLVDYYNSELEDLWFANLEGILEVEEDSTYEFGVIVCGTANLYVNDELVVDNSTKQIAGDAFFGTATREELGRKDLKKGEKYKIRIEFASAPSFTLKLDNPVVGHGSLRVGASKVIDAKQEIERSVALAKEHDQVIICAGLNSDWETEGSDRESMKLPGALDELISAVAAANPQTAVVMQTGTSEEMPWLDEVPAVIQAWYGGNETGNCIADILFGDANPSGKLSLSFPKRLTDVPAFLNFRTEAGRTLYGEDVYMGYRYYEFADRAVNFPFGHGLSYTTFAFSDLNVSSNEGKLTTSVIIKNTGSVRGAEVAQLYVRPMQAAKVNRPVKELKGFAKVELDAGESKTVTITELEKYTAAYFDEEKDKWCVEAGEYEVIISDSSAVTDKALKGSFKVDETYWWSGI comes from the exons ATGGCTGATATCAACGTCGAGGAGGTCCTAAAGAAGCTGTCTCTCGCTGAGAAGGTCTCTCTGCTGGCAG GAATTGACTTCTGGCATACAAAGTCATTCCCAGAGCATGGAGTCCCATCTCTCCGTCTATCAGATGGCCCCAATGGTGTAAGAGGCACTAGGTTCTTCAACGGTATCCCAGCAGCATGCTTTCCCTGTGGCACCGGCCTTGGTGCAACCTTCAACCAAGAactgcttgaagaagcaggaaAGAAGATGGGTGAAGAAGCAATTGGAAAGAGTGCTCATGTAATCCTCGGTCCTACTATTAACATGCAACGTTCGCCTCTTGGTGGCCGTGGTTTTGAGTCTATAGGCGAGGACCCCTTTCTCGCTGGTCTGGGTGCCGCTGCGCTTGTTCGTGGAATCCAGAGCACAGGAGTGCAATCAACAATTAAGCATTTCGTATGCAACGATCAAGAACACAAGCGCATGAGTGTTCAAGCTATTATCACAGAGCGTGCACTCCGTGAGATCTACGCTCTTCCCTTCCAGCTGGTTGTACGAGACTCACAGCCCGGTGCGTTCATGACATCTTACAACGGTGTCAACGGAACTGCTTGCAgcgagaacaagaagctaCTGAACGACATGCTACGTGAAGAATGGGGCTGGGACGGTCTAATCATGAGTGATTGGTACGGCACATACAGCGTCACCGACTCCATCAAAGCtggtcttgatcttgagatgccCGGTCCTACTCGCTGGCGAGGCGATGTCCTCAACTTTGCAGCTGCTTGTGAGAAAGTTTGGGGACATGTTATTGACGACCGCGCCCGAGAGGTCCTCAAGTTTGTCAAGAAGTGCGCAGCCTCTGGCGTTAAGGAGAACGGCCCAGAGAAGACACTCGATACGCCTGAGACAGCCGCTCTTCTCCGCAAGATAGGAAACGAGAGTATCGTCCTCCTCAAAAATGAGAAGAGCCTGCTTCCGTTGGCAAAGGATAAGAAAACTTTGGTCATTGGACCTAATGCCAAGGTTGCAACTTATCACGGCGGTGGCTCTGCCTCTCTAGCTGCCTACTACGCTGTGACACCTTACGATGGTATCGCTGAAAAGCTCGGTAGCCAGCCTGCTTACACTATCGGCGCATACACACATAAGCTGAGTCCTCTACTGGGAAGCCAGACCAAGGGTGAAGACGGTAAGGCTGGTATGAGCTGGAAGGTGTACAACAAGCCACCCAGCGACTCATCCCGCAAGCCCGTCGACGAGCTGTGGCTCGCCAAGTCGGAAATGCACCTCGTTGACTACTACAACTCTGAGCTCGAAGACCTCTGGTTCGCAAACCTTGAAGGCATCCTAGAAGTAGAAGAAGACTCCACGTACGAGTTTGGCGTCATCGTTTGCGGAACTGCCAACCTCTACGTCAACGACGAGCTTGTCGTCGACAACTCGACCAAGCAAATCGCCGGCGACGCGTTCTTCGGCACAGCGACCCGCGAAGAGCTCGGCCGCAAGGACctcaagaagggcgagaagTACAAGATCAGAATTGAGTTTGCCTCAGCCCCAAGCTTCACCCTCAAGCTGGACAACCCCGTCGTCGGCCACGGATCTCTTCGCGTCGGCGCATCAAAGGTCATCGATGCGAAGCAGGAAATCGAGCGATCTGTCGCTCTCGCTAAGGAGCATGATCAGGTCATTATTTGTGCTGGTCTCAACTCGGACTGGGAGACGGAGGGCTCCGACCGTGAGAGCATGAAGCTTCCCGGAGCTTTGGATGAGCTCATTTCCGCTGTCGCAGCCGCGAATCCACAGACGGCTGTTGTTATGCAGACTGGTACGTCGGAGGAGATGCCCTGGCTGGATGAAGTCCCTGCTGTAATTCAGGCGTGGTATGGTGGTAATGAGACGGGTAACTGCATCGCGGATATTCTCTTCGGTGATGCCAACCCATCTGGCAAGCTATCACTGAGCTTCCCTAAGCGCTTAACCGATGTCCCAGCATTCCTTAATTTCCGAACTGAAGCCGGGCGAACACTTTACGGTGAGGATGTGTATATGGGATACCGATACTACGAGTTTGCCGACCGTGCGGTCAACTTCCCCTTCGGCCACGGTCTCTCATACACCACCTTTGCCTTCTCAGACCTCAATGTTTCCTCCAACGAAGGCAAGCTTACCACAAGCGTGATCATCAAAAACACAGGTTCCGTGCGCGGTGCAGAAGTTGCGCAGCTCTACGTGCGCCCGATGCAAGCCGCCAAGGTGAACCGTCCCGTTAAGGAGCTCAAAGGTTTCGCAAAGGTTGAGCTAGATGCTGGCGAGTCCAAGACAGTGACTATCACCGAGTTGGAGAAATATACCGCTGCTTACTttgatgaggagaaagaCAAGTGGTGTGTCGAGGCTGGTGAGTACGAGGTTATTATCAGCGATAGCAGTGCTGTGACCGATAAGGCACTCAAGGGCTCAttcaaggttgatgagacATACTGGTGGTCTGGTATATAA
- a CDS encoding uncharacterized protein (domain of unknown function-domain containing protein) — translation MIASPTSSPSSMPYSTSPDSRTITYSSQNNNTDNMVRSSSAEPAKSSKRKGTRSVSTLTPSQLARKRANDREAQRAIRARTKEHIDRLERELEDLKSKQSRDQTVQELLRRNQALEEELMRLKENMGVSMTSSPYSAPGTALSVSIPTSSSPHNSILTSPSVYDDNLSTGSGAIPSPRGSPFPSGDYSPIPDYGQQYVPLPNNCESWASTVPCPVPSNVSSPSSSADDYSAGYIPTSVPTSLLPSNNTSSSSISVGHAHKDVIKMEYEDVDSHAAARLEHVSRLLPPGSVLGPLKGQTQPGSSWPGSGPVLTTPPACRFDELLVGFLQDCRRMITAESLAHTLGPPQIDVRSLFRGHDSHGQIACSPHPITDLIRSLIDTAGMTRLTERIAIFAPLQTMICWLVQPTPERRARLCEDYVPRERQLTTPHPQWLDLLLWGSLREAAIERQDLYATDEFQRVYFDALRLVNWPYQPLDGLVTDPQTGHVGLTDALMAHAMNGSNWRLAETFAQRYPELCGLVALE, via the exons ATGATCGCATCGCCCACCTCGTCACCGTCGTCTATGCCTTACTCTACTTCACCCGACTCACGCACAATCACCTACTCCTcacaaaacaacaacaccgACAACATGGTCCGCTCATCCTCAGCCGAGCCCGCAAAGAGCTCTAAGCGAAAGG GCACACGAAGCGTCTCTACCCTCACACCTTCACAACTCGCGCGCAAGAGAGCCAACGACCGAGAGGCTCAAAGGGCTATCCGGGCGCGAACCAAGGAGCACATTGACCGCCTGGAGCGCGAGCTGGAGGACCTCAAGAGCAAGCAGAGCCGTGATCAGACAGTCCAGGAGCTTCTGCGACGGAACCAGGCGCTCGAGGAGGAGCTTATGCGACTCAAGGAGAACATGGGCGTCTCAATGACCTCGTCGCCTTACTCTGCACCTGGTACGGCTCTCTCTGTCTCCATCCCGACGTCCTCGTCACCACACAACAGCATTCTGACCAGCCCCTCAGTATACGATGATAACCTCAGCACAGGCAGCGGTGCCATCCCCAGTCCTCGCGGctcccccttcccttctGGCGACTACAGCCCTATCCCCGACTATGGACAGCAATATGTCCCCCTCCCTAACAACTGCGAGTCATGGGCCAGCACAGTTCCCTGCCCCGTCCCCTCCAACGTCTCAAGCCCTTCCTCATCTGCCGACGACTACAGCGCCGGCTACATTCCCACAAGCGTGCCTACCTCGCTGCTGCCCTCAAACAACACAAGCTCTTCCAGCATCAGCGTGGGCCACGCTCACAAGGATGTGATCAAGATGGAGTATGAAGATGTTGACTCTCACG cagcagcccgCCTGGAACATGTATCCCGTCTACTACCCCCAGGCTCAGTCCTCGGTCCATTGAAGGGCCAAACTCAACCGGGCTCATCCTGGCCGGGATCTGGGCCCGTTCTCACCACTCCGCCGGCCTGTCGCTTCGATGAGCTCTTAGTCGGCTTCCTCCAGGACTGCCGTCGCATGATCACCGCAGAGTCACTAGCTCACACTCTTGGCCCCCCTCAGATAGACGTACGCTCACTGTTTCGCGGCCATGATAGCCACGGTCAGATCGCCTGCTCACCTCATCCCATCACCGACCTCATCCGCAGCCTTATCGACACAGCAGGAATGACACGACTGACTGAGCGCATCGCCATCTTTGCGCCTCTGCAAACCATGATCTGTTGGCTCGTGCAGCCTACTCCAGAGAGACGCGCGCGACTATGTGAAGACTACGTGCCGCGAGAGCGCCAATTGACAACTCCGCACCCTCAATGGCTCGATCTGCTCCTCTGGGGCAGTCTGCGCGAGGCCGCCATCGAGCGACAGGACCTCTACGCTACAGATGAGTTTCAACGGGTCTACTTCGACGCGCTGCGCCTTGTCAATTGGCCTTATCAGCCGCTAGACGGCCTAGTCACAGATCCGCAGACGGGCCACGTTGGGCTCACGGATGCCCTTATGGCCCATGCCATGAACGGTTCAAACTGGCGCCTGGCTGAGACCTTTGCCCAACGATACCCTGAGCTTTGCGGGCTAGTGGCTCTGGAGTAG